A DNA window from Melanotaenia boesemani isolate fMelBoe1 chromosome 6, fMelBoe1.pri, whole genome shotgun sequence contains the following coding sequences:
- the LOC121642270 gene encoding zinc fingers and homeoboxes protein 1-like isoform X2: MSSRRKSTTPCMVLPTDVVEQEVVEEKSEMTKEEETGDEEEEEGGRVKEGMEGGPPAEDLGQPVVVVPTPQDADESSVSTVEDAAVDSSLKSRAADPPDDPSSNQPIQEQQHDSPEEGGADPSVVSAISLSKTPIMRMKTKCEPKRIAVSLKSADEAAEGDGELGGEQEPIEAPLGPMTPVEMLLHNPMKFGGGGFLVSPPEHQRKSSILNPTILPAGLAQVLSAFQAQQSAAAAQPQLLIPLSSIPSYSAAMDTNPLLGSTYKKFPYPSMAEISSLATQTQFTEEQIKVWFSAQRLKHGVSWTPEEVEEARRKQFNGTVHTVPQTITVIPAHQLSAAANGLQSILQTCQIVGQPGLVFTQVGPGGNLPVTSPITLTVAGLPNRSQSSSRVSCQPTLTNSELKRATTVQPPSLSPQENSALSADTFSTRPKKSKEQLAELKASYLKNHFVTDAEIARLMKLTNLTKGEIKKWFSDTRYNQRNSKNSHVIVFHDGGSRAGSSSSSAANATIVIDSSDETPTSPQPPCTPPVKEKETRPKTWNPFPDFTLQKFKEKTPEQLVVLEESFEKSITPSDEELSRLRTETKLTRREIDAWFTERRKMSSVSTSSPDSSEGDKMETDTTKAGAGGETGGPTTSPLSASSSRKGSQTPPSSRSKQLPNSSKKDIKDKSKKSPEQLHILKSAFVRTQWPTPEEYDQLAEESGLPRSYIVSWFGDSRYSWKNGNLKWFFQYQSGNIEGPNNGGSSKMGGGSGSRKRRGRNRGWGRSRTRKQPKRSASSCADISKLTPPKKFKTAKEILKEYYLKHQFLNEQDLDELVTKTNMSYEQFQQRSRKTFERRKQQNGGCRDQVSVTRANLTGCLEGDPTSHVIP; encoded by the exons ATGTCAAGCCGCCGGAAATCCACCACACCATGCATGGTGCTGCCTACTGATGTGGTGGAGCAGGAAGTTGTAGAAGAGAAATCAGAAATGACAAAGGAGGAAGAGAcaggtgatgaggaggaggaggagggggggagagtgaaagaaggaaTGGAGGGAGGACCACCTGCAGAGGATCTTGGTCAGCCTGTAGTGGTTGTCCCCACTCCACAGGATGCAG ATGAAAGCAGTGTCTCTACTGTTGAAGATGCAGCCGTTGACTCCTCCCTGAAAAGCAGAGCTGCAGATCCTCCTGATGATCCAAGCAGTAATCAGCCGATCCAGGAACAACAGCATGATTCACCTGAAGAGGGTGGGGCAGACCCTTCAGTGGTTTCTGCCATTTCTCTCAGCAAGACCCCAATCATGAGAATGAAAACCAAATGTGAACCCAAGAGAATCGCCGTGTCCCTGAAATCAGCTGATGAGGCAGCAGAGGGTGATGGGGAGTTGGGTGGAGAACAAGAGCCCATAGAAGCTCCGCTCGGGCCAATGACACCTGTTGAGATGTTGCTGCACAACCCTATGAAATTTGGGGGAGGTGGCTTCCTGGTCAGTCCACCAGAGCATCAAAGAAAATCATCCATATTAAATCCCACTATTCTGCCTGCTGGCCTGGCACAG GTGCTTTCTGCCTTCCAAGCCCAGCAgagtgcagcagcagctcagccaCAGCTTCTGATTCCACTCAGCAGCATCCCCTCCTACAGTGCAGCTATGGACACTAACCCTCTTTTAGGCAGCACATACAAGAAGTTTCCTTACCCATCCATGGCAGAAATCAGCAGCCTGGCAACGCAGACACAGTTTACAGAGGAGCAGATCAAG GTGTGGTTCTCAGCTCAGCGACTGAAGCATGGAGTCAGTTGGACTCCAGAGGAAGTGGAGGAGGCCAGGAGGAAGCAGTTTAATGGTACAGTGCATACAGTGCCTCAGACTATCACTGTCATACCTGCGCACCAACTGTCAGCTGCTGCTAACGGCCTACAGTCCATTCTGCAGACCTGCCAGATAGTGGGCCAGCCTGGCCTTGTGTTCACACAG GTTGGTCCAGGGGGAAATCTTCCAGTAACCAGCCCCATTACCCTTACCGTTGCGGGGTTACCCAATCGGTCCCAGAGCTCCAGCAGAGTTTCCTGTCAACCGACTCTAACAAACAGTGAGCTGAAACGAGCAACCACAGTCCAGCCTCCCTCTTTGTCTCCACAG GAGAACTCAGCTCTCAGCGCTGACACATTCAGCACCCGACCTAAGAAATCCAAAGAGCAGCTGGCAGAACTGAAAGCTAGCTACCTGAAAAACCACTTTGTTACTGATGCAGAAATTGCCCGCTTGATGAAACTAACTAACCTGACAAAGGGTGAGATCAAGAAGTGGTTCAGTGACACCCGGTACAACCAGCGCAACTCCAAGAACAGCCATGTCATTGTTTTCCATGATGGTGGAAGTAGAGCTGGGAGCAGTTCTAGCAGTGCTGCAAACGCCACCATTGTTATTGACTCAAGTGATGAGACCCCCACATCCCCCCAACCTCCATGCACTCCTCCTGTGAAGGAGAAAGAGACCCGACCCAAAACATGGAACCCTTTCCCAGACTTCACCCTGCAGAAGTTTAAGGAGAAGACACCAGAGCAGTTAGTGGTGCTGGAGGAGAGTTTTGAGAAGAGCATTACTCCATCAGATGAGGAGCTGAGTCGTCTGAGGACAGAGACGAAACTCACTCGGAGGGAGATTGACGCCTGGTTCACTGAAAGACGAAAAATGTCATCTGTCAGTACTTCCTCCCCAGATTCTTCTGAGGGGGATAAAATGGAAACAGACACCACAAAAGCAGGAGCCGGGGGAGAAACAGGAGGACCAACCACCTCTCCTCTTTCTGCCTCCTCATCTCGAAAGGGTAGTCAGACACCTCCCAGCAGTCGCAGTAAGCAGCTGCCCAACAGCAGCAAGAAAgacataaaagataaaagtaaaaagtctcCGGAGCAACTCCATATTCTGAAAAGTGCCTTTGTGCGGACCCAGTGGCCCACACCAGAGGAGTATGATCAGCTGGCAGAAGAGAGTGGCCTTCCTCGCTCCTACATCGTCAGCTGGTTCGGAGACTCTCGCTACTCCTGGAAAAATGGAAACCTTAAATGGTTCTTTCAGTACCAAAGTGGCAACATTGAAGGACCAAACAACGGAGGTAGCAGTAAAATGGGAGGTGGCAGCGGAAGTCGAAAAAGACGTGGTCGAAATCGTGGCTGGGGACGATCCCGAACCAGGAAACAGCCAAAGAGGTCCGCCTCCTCCTGTGCAGATATCAGCAAATTGACCCCGCCAAAGAAATTTAAAACTGCGAAGGAAATCCTGAAGGAATACTACCTGAAGCACCAGTTCCTCAATGAGCAAGATCTGGATGAGCTTGTCACCAAGACCAACATGAGCTATGAACAG TTTCAACAACGCAGCAGAAAGACATTCGAAAGAAGAAAGCAACAAAACGGAGGATGCAGAGACCAG GTTTCAGTCACACGTGCAAACCTGACAGGCTGTCTGGAGGGAGACCCTACTTCCCATGTCATTCCCTAA
- the LOC121642270 gene encoding zinc fingers and homeoboxes protein 1-like isoform X1: MSSRRKSTTPCMVLPTDVVEQEVVEEKSEMTKEEETGDEEEEEGGRVKEGMEGGPPAEDLGQPVVVVPTPQDADESSVSTVEDAAVDSSLKSRAADPPDDPSSNQPIQEQQHDSPEEGGADPSVVSAISLSKTPIMRMKTKCEPKRIAVSLKSADEAAEGDGELGGEQEPIEAPLGPMTPVEMLLHNPMKFGGGGFLVSPPEHQRKSSILNPTILPAGLAQVLSAFQAQQSAAAAQPQLLIPLSSIPSYSAAMDTNPLLGSTYKKFPYPSMAEISSLATQTQFTEEQIKVWFSAQRLKHGVSWTPEEVEEARRKQFNGTVHTVPQTITVIPAHQLSAAANGLQSILQTCQIVGQPGLVFTQVGPGGNLPVTSPITLTVAGLPNRSQSSSRVSCQPTLTNSELKRATTVQPPSLSPQENSALSADTFSTRPKKSKEQLAELKASYLKNHFVTDAEIARLMKLTNLTKGEIKKWFSDTRYNQRNSKNSHVIVFHDGGSRAGSSSSSAANATIVIDSSDETPTSPQPPCTPPVKEKETRPKTWNPFPDFTLQKFKEKTPEQLVVLEESFEKSITPSDEELSRLRTETKLTRREIDAWFTERRKMSSVSTSSPDSSEGDKMETDTTKAGAGGETGGPTTSPLSASSSRKGSQTPPSSRSKQLPNSSKKDIKDKSKKSPEQLHILKSAFVRTQWPTPEEYDQLAEESGLPRSYIVSWFGDSRYSWKNGNLKWFFQYQSGNIEGPNNGGSSKMGGGSGSRKRRGRNRGWGRSRTRKQPKRSASSCADISKLTPPKKFKTAKEILKEYYLKHQFLNEQDLDELVTKTNMSYEQVREWFAEVQRRLDVGLDPFLDPTVERTDGDKAAQSNDETQGETSVASEEQTGPGVGDEDDEDEEDDGEETDDSEVWEPSRSVRKSLSVSED, translated from the exons ATGTCAAGCCGCCGGAAATCCACCACACCATGCATGGTGCTGCCTACTGATGTGGTGGAGCAGGAAGTTGTAGAAGAGAAATCAGAAATGACAAAGGAGGAAGAGAcaggtgatgaggaggaggaggagggggggagagtgaaagaaggaaTGGAGGGAGGACCACCTGCAGAGGATCTTGGTCAGCCTGTAGTGGTTGTCCCCACTCCACAGGATGCAG ATGAAAGCAGTGTCTCTACTGTTGAAGATGCAGCCGTTGACTCCTCCCTGAAAAGCAGAGCTGCAGATCCTCCTGATGATCCAAGCAGTAATCAGCCGATCCAGGAACAACAGCATGATTCACCTGAAGAGGGTGGGGCAGACCCTTCAGTGGTTTCTGCCATTTCTCTCAGCAAGACCCCAATCATGAGAATGAAAACCAAATGTGAACCCAAGAGAATCGCCGTGTCCCTGAAATCAGCTGATGAGGCAGCAGAGGGTGATGGGGAGTTGGGTGGAGAACAAGAGCCCATAGAAGCTCCGCTCGGGCCAATGACACCTGTTGAGATGTTGCTGCACAACCCTATGAAATTTGGGGGAGGTGGCTTCCTGGTCAGTCCACCAGAGCATCAAAGAAAATCATCCATATTAAATCCCACTATTCTGCCTGCTGGCCTGGCACAG GTGCTTTCTGCCTTCCAAGCCCAGCAgagtgcagcagcagctcagccaCAGCTTCTGATTCCACTCAGCAGCATCCCCTCCTACAGTGCAGCTATGGACACTAACCCTCTTTTAGGCAGCACATACAAGAAGTTTCCTTACCCATCCATGGCAGAAATCAGCAGCCTGGCAACGCAGACACAGTTTACAGAGGAGCAGATCAAG GTGTGGTTCTCAGCTCAGCGACTGAAGCATGGAGTCAGTTGGACTCCAGAGGAAGTGGAGGAGGCCAGGAGGAAGCAGTTTAATGGTACAGTGCATACAGTGCCTCAGACTATCACTGTCATACCTGCGCACCAACTGTCAGCTGCTGCTAACGGCCTACAGTCCATTCTGCAGACCTGCCAGATAGTGGGCCAGCCTGGCCTTGTGTTCACACAG GTTGGTCCAGGGGGAAATCTTCCAGTAACCAGCCCCATTACCCTTACCGTTGCGGGGTTACCCAATCGGTCCCAGAGCTCCAGCAGAGTTTCCTGTCAACCGACTCTAACAAACAGTGAGCTGAAACGAGCAACCACAGTCCAGCCTCCCTCTTTGTCTCCACAG GAGAACTCAGCTCTCAGCGCTGACACATTCAGCACCCGACCTAAGAAATCCAAAGAGCAGCTGGCAGAACTGAAAGCTAGCTACCTGAAAAACCACTTTGTTACTGATGCAGAAATTGCCCGCTTGATGAAACTAACTAACCTGACAAAGGGTGAGATCAAGAAGTGGTTCAGTGACACCCGGTACAACCAGCGCAACTCCAAGAACAGCCATGTCATTGTTTTCCATGATGGTGGAAGTAGAGCTGGGAGCAGTTCTAGCAGTGCTGCAAACGCCACCATTGTTATTGACTCAAGTGATGAGACCCCCACATCCCCCCAACCTCCATGCACTCCTCCTGTGAAGGAGAAAGAGACCCGACCCAAAACATGGAACCCTTTCCCAGACTTCACCCTGCAGAAGTTTAAGGAGAAGACACCAGAGCAGTTAGTGGTGCTGGAGGAGAGTTTTGAGAAGAGCATTACTCCATCAGATGAGGAGCTGAGTCGTCTGAGGACAGAGACGAAACTCACTCGGAGGGAGATTGACGCCTGGTTCACTGAAAGACGAAAAATGTCATCTGTCAGTACTTCCTCCCCAGATTCTTCTGAGGGGGATAAAATGGAAACAGACACCACAAAAGCAGGAGCCGGGGGAGAAACAGGAGGACCAACCACCTCTCCTCTTTCTGCCTCCTCATCTCGAAAGGGTAGTCAGACACCTCCCAGCAGTCGCAGTAAGCAGCTGCCCAACAGCAGCAAGAAAgacataaaagataaaagtaaaaagtctcCGGAGCAACTCCATATTCTGAAAAGTGCCTTTGTGCGGACCCAGTGGCCCACACCAGAGGAGTATGATCAGCTGGCAGAAGAGAGTGGCCTTCCTCGCTCCTACATCGTCAGCTGGTTCGGAGACTCTCGCTACTCCTGGAAAAATGGAAACCTTAAATGGTTCTTTCAGTACCAAAGTGGCAACATTGAAGGACCAAACAACGGAGGTAGCAGTAAAATGGGAGGTGGCAGCGGAAGTCGAAAAAGACGTGGTCGAAATCGTGGCTGGGGACGATCCCGAACCAGGAAACAGCCAAAGAGGTCCGCCTCCTCCTGTGCAGATATCAGCAAATTGACCCCGCCAAAGAAATTTAAAACTGCGAAGGAAATCCTGAAGGAATACTACCTGAAGCACCAGTTCCTCAATGAGCAAGATCTGGATGAGCTTGTCACCAAGACCAACATGAGCTATGAACAG GTGCGGGAGTGGTTTGCTGAAGTCCAACGACGCTTGGACGTGGGATTAGATCCCTTCCTTGACCCAACTGTGGAGAGAACAGATGGagacaaagcagcacaaagcaATGACGAGACGCAGGGAGAGACGTCCGTGGCCTCCGAGGAGCAGACCGGCCCAGGGGTgggagatgaagatgatgaagacgaGGAGGATGATGGCGAAGAAACGGATGACAGTGAGGTTTGGGAACCATCACGAAGCGTCAGGAAATCATTGTCAGTTTCTGAAGACTAG
- the LOC121642270 gene encoding zinc fingers and homeoboxes protein 1-like isoform X4 has translation MSSRRKSTTPCMVLPTDVVEQEVVEEKSEMTKEEETGDEEEEEGGRVKEGMEGGPPAEDLGQPVVVVPTPQDADESSVSTVEDAAVDSSLKSRAADPPDDPSSNQPIQEQQHDSPEEGGADPSVVSAISLSKTPIMRMKTKCEPKRIAVSLKSADEAAEGDGELGGEQEPIEAPLGPMTPVEMLLHNPMKFGGGGFLVSPPEHQRKSSILNPTILPAGLAQVLSAFQAQQSAAAAQPQLLIPLSSIPSYSAAMDTNPLLGSTYKKFPYPSMAEISSLATQTQFTEEQIKVWFSAQRLKHGVSWTPEEVEEARRKQFNGTVHTVPQTITVIPAHQLSAAANGLQSILQTCQIVGQPGLVFTQVGPGGNLPVTSPITLTVAGLPNRSQSSSRVSCQPTLTNSELKRATTVQPPSLSPQENSALSADTFSTRPKKSKEQLAELKASYLKNHFVTDAEIARLMKLTNLTKGEIKKWFSDTRYNQRNSKNSHVIVFHDGGSRAGSSSSSAANATIVIDSSDETPTSPQPPCTPPVKEKETRPKTWNPFPDFTLQKFKEKTPEQLVVLEESFEKSITPSDEELSRLRTETKLTRREIDAWFTERRKMSSVSTSSPDSSEGDKMETDTTKAGAGGETGGPTTSPLSASSSRKGSQTPPSSRSKQLPNSSKKDIKDKSKKSPEQLHILKSAFVRTQWPTPEEYDQLAEESGLPRSYIVSWFGDSRYSWKNGNLKWFFQYQSGNIEGPNNGGSSKMGGGSGSRKRRGRNRGWGRSRTRKQPKRSASSCADISKLTPPKKFKTAKEILKEYYLKHQFLNEQDLDELVTKTNMSYEQKY, from the exons ATGTCAAGCCGCCGGAAATCCACCACACCATGCATGGTGCTGCCTACTGATGTGGTGGAGCAGGAAGTTGTAGAAGAGAAATCAGAAATGACAAAGGAGGAAGAGAcaggtgatgaggaggaggaggagggggggagagtgaaagaaggaaTGGAGGGAGGACCACCTGCAGAGGATCTTGGTCAGCCTGTAGTGGTTGTCCCCACTCCACAGGATGCAG ATGAAAGCAGTGTCTCTACTGTTGAAGATGCAGCCGTTGACTCCTCCCTGAAAAGCAGAGCTGCAGATCCTCCTGATGATCCAAGCAGTAATCAGCCGATCCAGGAACAACAGCATGATTCACCTGAAGAGGGTGGGGCAGACCCTTCAGTGGTTTCTGCCATTTCTCTCAGCAAGACCCCAATCATGAGAATGAAAACCAAATGTGAACCCAAGAGAATCGCCGTGTCCCTGAAATCAGCTGATGAGGCAGCAGAGGGTGATGGGGAGTTGGGTGGAGAACAAGAGCCCATAGAAGCTCCGCTCGGGCCAATGACACCTGTTGAGATGTTGCTGCACAACCCTATGAAATTTGGGGGAGGTGGCTTCCTGGTCAGTCCACCAGAGCATCAAAGAAAATCATCCATATTAAATCCCACTATTCTGCCTGCTGGCCTGGCACAG GTGCTTTCTGCCTTCCAAGCCCAGCAgagtgcagcagcagctcagccaCAGCTTCTGATTCCACTCAGCAGCATCCCCTCCTACAGTGCAGCTATGGACACTAACCCTCTTTTAGGCAGCACATACAAGAAGTTTCCTTACCCATCCATGGCAGAAATCAGCAGCCTGGCAACGCAGACACAGTTTACAGAGGAGCAGATCAAG GTGTGGTTCTCAGCTCAGCGACTGAAGCATGGAGTCAGTTGGACTCCAGAGGAAGTGGAGGAGGCCAGGAGGAAGCAGTTTAATGGTACAGTGCATACAGTGCCTCAGACTATCACTGTCATACCTGCGCACCAACTGTCAGCTGCTGCTAACGGCCTACAGTCCATTCTGCAGACCTGCCAGATAGTGGGCCAGCCTGGCCTTGTGTTCACACAG GTTGGTCCAGGGGGAAATCTTCCAGTAACCAGCCCCATTACCCTTACCGTTGCGGGGTTACCCAATCGGTCCCAGAGCTCCAGCAGAGTTTCCTGTCAACCGACTCTAACAAACAGTGAGCTGAAACGAGCAACCACAGTCCAGCCTCCCTCTTTGTCTCCACAG GAGAACTCAGCTCTCAGCGCTGACACATTCAGCACCCGACCTAAGAAATCCAAAGAGCAGCTGGCAGAACTGAAAGCTAGCTACCTGAAAAACCACTTTGTTACTGATGCAGAAATTGCCCGCTTGATGAAACTAACTAACCTGACAAAGGGTGAGATCAAGAAGTGGTTCAGTGACACCCGGTACAACCAGCGCAACTCCAAGAACAGCCATGTCATTGTTTTCCATGATGGTGGAAGTAGAGCTGGGAGCAGTTCTAGCAGTGCTGCAAACGCCACCATTGTTATTGACTCAAGTGATGAGACCCCCACATCCCCCCAACCTCCATGCACTCCTCCTGTGAAGGAGAAAGAGACCCGACCCAAAACATGGAACCCTTTCCCAGACTTCACCCTGCAGAAGTTTAAGGAGAAGACACCAGAGCAGTTAGTGGTGCTGGAGGAGAGTTTTGAGAAGAGCATTACTCCATCAGATGAGGAGCTGAGTCGTCTGAGGACAGAGACGAAACTCACTCGGAGGGAGATTGACGCCTGGTTCACTGAAAGACGAAAAATGTCATCTGTCAGTACTTCCTCCCCAGATTCTTCTGAGGGGGATAAAATGGAAACAGACACCACAAAAGCAGGAGCCGGGGGAGAAACAGGAGGACCAACCACCTCTCCTCTTTCTGCCTCCTCATCTCGAAAGGGTAGTCAGACACCTCCCAGCAGTCGCAGTAAGCAGCTGCCCAACAGCAGCAAGAAAgacataaaagataaaagtaaaaagtctcCGGAGCAACTCCATATTCTGAAAAGTGCCTTTGTGCGGACCCAGTGGCCCACACCAGAGGAGTATGATCAGCTGGCAGAAGAGAGTGGCCTTCCTCGCTCCTACATCGTCAGCTGGTTCGGAGACTCTCGCTACTCCTGGAAAAATGGAAACCTTAAATGGTTCTTTCAGTACCAAAGTGGCAACATTGAAGGACCAAACAACGGAGGTAGCAGTAAAATGGGAGGTGGCAGCGGAAGTCGAAAAAGACGTGGTCGAAATCGTGGCTGGGGACGATCCCGAACCAGGAAACAGCCAAAGAGGTCCGCCTCCTCCTGTGCAGATATCAGCAAATTGACCCCGCCAAAGAAATTTAAAACTGCGAAGGAAATCCTGAAGGAATACTACCTGAAGCACCAGTTCCTCAATGAGCAAGATCTGGATGAGCTTGTCACCAAGACCAACATGAGCTATGAACAG AAATACTAA
- the LOC121642270 gene encoding zinc fingers and homeoboxes protein 1-like isoform X3, with translation MSSRRKSTTPCMVLPTDVVEQEVVEEKSEMTKEEETGDEEEEEGGRVKEGMEGGPPAEDLGQPVVVVPTPQDADESSVSTVEDAAVDSSLKSRAADPPDDPSSNQPIQEQQHDSPEEGGADPSVVSAISLSKTPIMRMKTKCEPKRIAVSLKSADEAAEGDGELGGEQEPIEAPLGPMTPVEMLLHNPMKFGGGGFLVSPPEHQRKSSILNPTILPAGLAQVLSAFQAQQSAAAAQPQLLIPLSSIPSYSAAMDTNPLLGSTYKKFPYPSMAEISSLATQTQFTEEQIKVWFSAQRLKHGVSWTPEEVEEARRKQFNGTVHTVPQTITVIPAHQLSAAANGLQSILQTCQIVGQPGLVFTQVGPGGNLPVTSPITLTVAGLPNRSQSSSRVSCQPTLTNSELKRATTVQPPSLSPQENSALSADTFSTRPKKSKEQLAELKASYLKNHFVTDAEIARLMKLTNLTKGEIKKWFSDTRYNQRNSKNSHVIVFHDGGSRAGSSSSSAANATIVIDSSDETPTSPQPPCTPPVKEKETRPKTWNPFPDFTLQKFKEKTPEQLVVLEESFEKSITPSDEELSRLRTETKLTRREIDAWFTERRKMSSVSTSSPDSSEGDKMETDTTKAGAGGETGGPTTSPLSASSSRKGSQTPPSSRSKQLPNSSKKDIKDKSKKSPEQLHILKSAFVRTQWPTPEEYDQLAEESGLPRSYIVSWFGDSRYSWKNGNLKWFFQYQSGNIEGPNNGGSSKMGGGSGSRKRRGRNRGWGRSRTRKQPKRSASSCADISKLTPPKKFKTAKEILKEYYLKHQFLNEQDLDELVTKTNMSYEQQKDIRKKKATKRRMQRPGFSHTCKPDRLSGGRPYFPCHSLRTE, from the exons ATGTCAAGCCGCCGGAAATCCACCACACCATGCATGGTGCTGCCTACTGATGTGGTGGAGCAGGAAGTTGTAGAAGAGAAATCAGAAATGACAAAGGAGGAAGAGAcaggtgatgaggaggaggaggagggggggagagtgaaagaaggaaTGGAGGGAGGACCACCTGCAGAGGATCTTGGTCAGCCTGTAGTGGTTGTCCCCACTCCACAGGATGCAG ATGAAAGCAGTGTCTCTACTGTTGAAGATGCAGCCGTTGACTCCTCCCTGAAAAGCAGAGCTGCAGATCCTCCTGATGATCCAAGCAGTAATCAGCCGATCCAGGAACAACAGCATGATTCACCTGAAGAGGGTGGGGCAGACCCTTCAGTGGTTTCTGCCATTTCTCTCAGCAAGACCCCAATCATGAGAATGAAAACCAAATGTGAACCCAAGAGAATCGCCGTGTCCCTGAAATCAGCTGATGAGGCAGCAGAGGGTGATGGGGAGTTGGGTGGAGAACAAGAGCCCATAGAAGCTCCGCTCGGGCCAATGACACCTGTTGAGATGTTGCTGCACAACCCTATGAAATTTGGGGGAGGTGGCTTCCTGGTCAGTCCACCAGAGCATCAAAGAAAATCATCCATATTAAATCCCACTATTCTGCCTGCTGGCCTGGCACAG GTGCTTTCTGCCTTCCAAGCCCAGCAgagtgcagcagcagctcagccaCAGCTTCTGATTCCACTCAGCAGCATCCCCTCCTACAGTGCAGCTATGGACACTAACCCTCTTTTAGGCAGCACATACAAGAAGTTTCCTTACCCATCCATGGCAGAAATCAGCAGCCTGGCAACGCAGACACAGTTTACAGAGGAGCAGATCAAG GTGTGGTTCTCAGCTCAGCGACTGAAGCATGGAGTCAGTTGGACTCCAGAGGAAGTGGAGGAGGCCAGGAGGAAGCAGTTTAATGGTACAGTGCATACAGTGCCTCAGACTATCACTGTCATACCTGCGCACCAACTGTCAGCTGCTGCTAACGGCCTACAGTCCATTCTGCAGACCTGCCAGATAGTGGGCCAGCCTGGCCTTGTGTTCACACAG GTTGGTCCAGGGGGAAATCTTCCAGTAACCAGCCCCATTACCCTTACCGTTGCGGGGTTACCCAATCGGTCCCAGAGCTCCAGCAGAGTTTCCTGTCAACCGACTCTAACAAACAGTGAGCTGAAACGAGCAACCACAGTCCAGCCTCCCTCTTTGTCTCCACAG GAGAACTCAGCTCTCAGCGCTGACACATTCAGCACCCGACCTAAGAAATCCAAAGAGCAGCTGGCAGAACTGAAAGCTAGCTACCTGAAAAACCACTTTGTTACTGATGCAGAAATTGCCCGCTTGATGAAACTAACTAACCTGACAAAGGGTGAGATCAAGAAGTGGTTCAGTGACACCCGGTACAACCAGCGCAACTCCAAGAACAGCCATGTCATTGTTTTCCATGATGGTGGAAGTAGAGCTGGGAGCAGTTCTAGCAGTGCTGCAAACGCCACCATTGTTATTGACTCAAGTGATGAGACCCCCACATCCCCCCAACCTCCATGCACTCCTCCTGTGAAGGAGAAAGAGACCCGACCCAAAACATGGAACCCTTTCCCAGACTTCACCCTGCAGAAGTTTAAGGAGAAGACACCAGAGCAGTTAGTGGTGCTGGAGGAGAGTTTTGAGAAGAGCATTACTCCATCAGATGAGGAGCTGAGTCGTCTGAGGACAGAGACGAAACTCACTCGGAGGGAGATTGACGCCTGGTTCACTGAAAGACGAAAAATGTCATCTGTCAGTACTTCCTCCCCAGATTCTTCTGAGGGGGATAAAATGGAAACAGACACCACAAAAGCAGGAGCCGGGGGAGAAACAGGAGGACCAACCACCTCTCCTCTTTCTGCCTCCTCATCTCGAAAGGGTAGTCAGACACCTCCCAGCAGTCGCAGTAAGCAGCTGCCCAACAGCAGCAAGAAAgacataaaagataaaagtaaaaagtctcCGGAGCAACTCCATATTCTGAAAAGTGCCTTTGTGCGGACCCAGTGGCCCACACCAGAGGAGTATGATCAGCTGGCAGAAGAGAGTGGCCTTCCTCGCTCCTACATCGTCAGCTGGTTCGGAGACTCTCGCTACTCCTGGAAAAATGGAAACCTTAAATGGTTCTTTCAGTACCAAAGTGGCAACATTGAAGGACCAAACAACGGAGGTAGCAGTAAAATGGGAGGTGGCAGCGGAAGTCGAAAAAGACGTGGTCGAAATCGTGGCTGGGGACGATCCCGAACCAGGAAACAGCCAAAGAGGTCCGCCTCCTCCTGTGCAGATATCAGCAAATTGACCCCGCCAAAGAAATTTAAAACTGCGAAGGAAATCCTGAAGGAATACTACCTGAAGCACCAGTTCCTCAATGAGCAAGATCTGGATGAGCTTGTCACCAAGACCAACATGAGCTATGAACAG CAGAAAGACATTCGAAAGAAGAAAGCAACAAAACGGAGGATGCAGAGACCAG GTTTCAGTCACACGTGCAAACCTGACAGGCTGTCTGGAGGGAGACCCTACTTCCCATGTCATTCCCTAAGAACTGAGTGA